ttactaaattatagattttaaatttattttgaaactcccaccttgtgggaaaagGACCAATGAGATAAGAGAGTGAGGGACCAATGATACATTACTTGATCAAAttatgaatcgacgatccgactgtcagatcatgatgaaattttagtatgttgttctaaaGGCATAATGTGGATTTTAGAAGATTACGGATCGAAAATCCGATATGCGTATCTTCTGGATCAAATTACGTAGGGATGTGGACCCTACTGTTGATCGgaagttgacttttggtcaataggTATTGAATCatttaaattactaaaattagtaTTGCTAGAGACTCAGTGAGGCTTTGCGGATTTATCttggtgagtgactttaatatatgtgatatgattATTACCCTGTTTTCTTATATTAGTATCCTTTGTGGATATGACTTAGTTTTATAAAtgtgttttttgttaaaatgtgattttataattggtcatcgatctatttttattaaatgtgatttgattCATGGATTGGAAATATTTTGTGAAAAGGTGATTTGAAGTGCATATTGGAATGTTTATGAATTGTGTTataaatatacatttgaaaTGTTGAGAAATGCGAGGGTTAGTAGGGGATCGTTACCCTAGTATCACAGGGTTAGGTGACACCAAGTCTGCATCATGTAgcagtggtacatggatggtcctgcttggttaatccgcgaggGGGGACCATATTATTTATGGATCACGCTTAATTAATTTGCGATGGGCGATCCTTATGGCCATGTATActtaggagtgatcatgcttggttaatccgcgatgggtgatcactgcctaacaGTTATGTAGGTgtgactctgcttggttaatccgcgatgggGGGTCACTAGTGGTCCTGCTTAGTTAATCCGCGATGGGGGTCACTATGCGATTCGATTCTCAAGTTGTGATTTGCCACATCCCGGAGGCGGGATATGTTGAGATACGGTATTTGGTAACGTCACGTGTTGATCCTTGACGTATGTCAGGATCAGGATGTGACATTCTATCTTCCGCCGCTCACTCCCTCactcccccttctctctctgtctctctctgctTGATCCTAAGGAAGGCTAAGTCGTGGGCAAAAGGAAGGCTGGGTCGCATCAACTGATTTCCGGAAGATGGATGAACTCCGATTTCAGGACTTACCACCCGAGTTAGCAGCGAAATCGTTGACGCTTTCCCTTTGAGATTTTGGGTGTCAAGTAGAAGGGTGCAAATCTAGCATTCTTTATGCAACCTAAATTTTGACAAAGCTCAGAAATCCAACGAACCTCCCGCCACTCATGTCCCAGAAATCCGAAGAAGCTCAGAGTTAGAGAGGACGGAAGAGAGACGTGGCAAGGTTGGTGACGAAGTCGACGAGTATaatgtataatttatttaattgctaaAAGCCATTTTGggtattgaaaattttcattaaaggcCTCAGCGCCTCTTCCGAAATCAGTTTGCGCAAAAGTTGGGCAAGTAAAAAAAGcaggtttttcaaagctgggttttgcagctttgtgtttttggctttttttccaccaaaaactgtgaaaaaaagctgaagttgatgtttaccaaacataaaaaagctaggagtttttttattttatttttttatacccacttttttcaaaagcaccTCAGTATCAAACCAGGGCTTAGTCTAGTTGCTTAGCCTCTGGATTTGTGTAAAAAACCTGTCTCGTGTGGAGGGTTTTATATGTCACGACAACACTATCACTCTAACGTTCTTTCAATAATTCAATATTATGTGGAGACACACTTTGCATATGTCATGATATCATTACTTCATtcgtaattttaattttggacaaaataaaaaaaattcattcatttcttcttttaaattgTTTGTTAAATAGAAATGGTCCTATCCTAATCAGTAATCATTCATTTCTATTAAGCGAGGCCTATGCATACATGATTAGACCACCCTTAATACTATATTGATAacttttctcattttttatgtACAATATGAACTACTGTGttattatattactattttatatcGCTTTGCATTTTGATCTAGCAACGACATGAGATGAATATAAATTGGTAAATCCGAACACAACCTATGTGGCTCATCCAGCTCTTGCTTAGGGTGAAAATTATCAGGACAAGATTTTGTTATAAGAAATGTATTTTCATTAAATGAAACTGGTTATATTTGGAGTATTTATACACAACAGCTAATAATATTTAGTTAACAACTAATGTAACTAATTAAGCTTAATCTATGAATTAGTTACAATAGAAAACTTAAAGACTAAGCAATTGATGACTTGGACTCTAGCACTGTTGGGTTGACTGAGAATAATGTGTGtctttacaccccctcaagctgaaCGAAGGGGAACCAAGTGAAAGCTTGGAACGAAGAAACTGAAATCGACCCTTGGACATGGACTTAGTGTGAATATCTGCAATTTGATGGAGACTAGGAACAAACTGAACTTTCAGTAGAGAGGCTAAAACCAGTTCTCGGATATAGTGGTAGTCGATTTCGACATGTTTCGTTCGAGCATGAAAAATTGGATTTGAAGCAAGAGAAATTGCAGAGACATTATCACACCAAAGAATGGGAACCCGGGACAAGGGAAAGCCAATGTCCCTGAAAATTTTGCAAATCCAGGTGATCTCGGCAGAAGTGTAAGCCAAAGAACAATATTCAGCTTCAGTAGAGGAGCGAGCAACCGTGGGTTGTTTCTTGGCGCTCCAACTGATAAGGTTGCGACCAAGATACACACAGTAACCACTTGTAGATCGTCCATCAAATACACTGCCAGCCCATTCAGCATCTGAGAAGGCAGTAAGAGTGAGAGAACGTTTTTTGAACCAGATGCCATCAGTAACAGTGCCTTTAAGAAAACGTAAGACACGTTTAACAGATTGAAAATGAGTGTCTCTCGGACAATGGAGAAATTGACAGAGTTGATTGACAGCAAAAGAAAGATCAGGTCGAGTCCATGTCAAATACTGCAATGCCCCAACAATGGACCGATATTCATGGGGATTAGAGAGAAGTGTACCACTGTGGTCTAACTTTTGAGTACCAAGAGGAGTAGTACATGGTTTGCTGCCATCCATGTGAGTCTTGAGAAGAAGATCCATGGCATATTTATGTTGAGAGAGAAAAATGCCAGTGGAGGTGCGATGTACTTCTAACCCCAATAAGTAGTGTAACGGGCCTAAATCTTTGACAGGAAAAAGCTGACTAAGCTTGTTAATGAAAGCATTGCATGCTGGAGCACTAGGTCCAGTAACtagtatatcatcaacatatactagTACAATAACAAGAGATGGCTTGAAACTAACAAACAGGGAGCAATCAGATTGAGAGTTCTGGAACCCTAGAGAAAGTAAGGTTTGAAACAGTTTATCATACCATGCTCGTGGGGCTTGCTTGAGACCATACAAGGACTTAGAAAGCTTGCAGACATGAGATGGCTGGGAAGAATCAATGAATCCAGGGGGTTGTTGCATAAACACCTCCCCCTTGAGTGTCCCATGTAAGAATGCTGCTTATATCCAACTGGTttaaaaaccaatcaaattgcACTGCTAATGTCAAGATAATTCGGATGGTGACAGGTTTGGCAACTGGGCTAAAAGTCTCCTGGAAGTCAATGCCTTCCTGTTGATGAAATCCCTTTGCGACTAAACGGGCTTTGTACCTGTCCACACTACCATCAGGTTTCCTTTTGATTCGaaacacccatttacaacctacaatattttgttgtggtgtagaATGGACAAGAGACCAAGTGCCTGTAGACTGCAGAGCTTGAAACTCCTCAGCCATAGCTTGCATCTAGTGATCATGCTGTGAGGCTTGAAGAAAGGTGGTAGGAACAAAATCTAAGGAATCAATAGGATGTTTAGTAGCAGCCAAGGCTTTGGGTTTTAAAATCCCGACTTTGGATCGAGTAATCATGGAATGAGTATTGGTAGAGAGGGGAGGTGGATGTGGGAGTGGAGAATGTGGCACTGGTAAAGAGTCTAGCACTGTTGAAGAAGTTGACACTGGGGGAGGTGATATAGGGTGGATAGGAGAAGTTGAGACAGTGGGAGAATTGGAGACGGTGGGAATAGATGAGGAAGTGGAAGGAAGCATAGAGGGTGAGAAAGGACAGGGAAAAGTGAAAGGAAGAGTGAAGGTGGGAGATGGGGAAGGGGGACTGTGGGGCAGCGGAGAAGTAGACACAATGAACTTGTGTGGTGTATGAAAAGGAAAATTAGATTCATTAAAAAGCACATGGCGAGATGTGTAAACCCTGGATGTAAAAGGATCTAAGCAACGATAGCCCTTGTGGTGCAAACTGTAACCGAGAAAAACACAGTGAATGCTCTTCCCATCAAACTTATAAGTAGAATATGGATTAAGCCAGGGATAGCAGCTACAGCCAAAAACCTTGAGCTTGGAATAATCCGGAAACTTATGGAAAAGTAATTCCCATAGAGATTTATCAAGATTAGAGATGGGAAGCCTATTGATCAGATACAAGGCAGTAGAAAATGCCTCAACCCAAAACTGATGAGGGACCTTTGATGCAGTAAGAAGAGTCCGAGCAGTCTCAGTAAGGTGTCGATGTTTGCGTTCAACACAATCGTTTTGTTCCGGTGTATGAGGACAAGAATATTGATGCAGAATGCCATGTTGCAGAAGAAAAGAATTAAAACAGGAGCTTGTAAATTCACCCCCAGAATCTGATCGAAGAACTTTGATTTTATTACCAACCAAGTTTTCTACATAAGCCTTGAAAGTGACAAATACTGAATACACCTTAGACTTGAGCTTTAAAGGAAACAACCAACTGTACTTGGTGAATTCATCAACAAACAACACATAGTACTTATAGCCAGTGACAGACAAAGTGGGGGCAAGTCCCCAAACATCACAATGAACAAGTTCCAAAGGCACAGAAACAGAACTGAGACTTGCAGTGAAAGGCAATTTGTGATTCTTACCAATTGCACAATCCGAACAGAAGAAAGAAGTAAACTTTTTACCACTGTAAACTATAGAACTACTAGTTAAAGCCTTCCGAAAGATAGCAGAAGAGGGGTGGCCGAGTCGATTGTGCCAAACTGGTAAAGAAGCCTTGCTACTGACAAGAGCAAATGGAGAATTAGAAGCTGGAGGAAGTCCTTGAAACGGATAAAACTCATCTTTAATGGGCCCTCGGAAAAGCATCATCCCCGACATACGATCCTTGATTGTAGAACCATCAGAATCAAGGGTTAATTTGCAGTGATTGTCTCGTAAGAATTGATacgcagaaaaaaaaaatatgtttcatggcaggaacatgtaaaacattatTCAGACGAAAAGTGGTAGCAGGAGTAGTGAGAAAAGAACTACCAGTATGGTGGATGGGCATACCTTGACCATCACTAATATAAACCTTGTCCTGACCATTATAAGGAGCTGGAGAATGAAGAGCAGAGATGTCATTTGTTATATGAGACATGGCACCGGAGTCCATGAGCCAAGTAGGAGCAGAAGAGGGGAGATTGGTGTGAGCACACATAGCTGCCAATTTTGCAGGAGGAATTTTACCGGCAAAAGCATGATTCATGCGTTCAAAGCAGTCCAGAGCATCATGATCAGGAGAATGACAGATTTGGCATGGATCACGATGACTATGGGGATGACTAGAGGGACGAGTATAATTGCCAGAATTGCTACGATAGTTGTTGCCTCGATAGTTGTTGCCCCGATAGGTGTAGCCTCGATAGGTATTGGTGCCACGAGAATTATTGCCTCGATAAGATCCTTTACCACGATTGAATTGCCTCAGTATAGTATAGCCCTGTGGTGTGGGAAGAAGAGGCGATTGAGACTGTGGAGACTGAGCCACATAGGCTTAAAATGGTTCAGAAACAGATGAAGCAACAGGTTTCTTCTTACGCTGCATGAACAATTCTTTGTTAATCAGTAGGCCATGTAGTTCATCCAAGGAGGTAGAAGAGATGCGAAGCATAATGGAGTCAACAAATGACTCATAGTCATCAGAAAGGCCATTAAGAGTGACTGCAATCAAATCACTTACAGAGATCGGAGCACCGGCAGCCATGAGTGCATCAGAGATGGATTTGATTAGCTGAATGTATTCAGAAATCGTAAGATCCCCTTTCTGAACAGTATGCAGGCGGGAGCGAAGCTGGTGAATGTGAGCAGCAGAAACGCCGCCAAATCGTTGCTCAAGATTCAACCATAGTTCGCGAGAAGAAGTAACACCAACGGTGAATGGAATGAGATCTTCTGAAATAGTAGAATTAAGCCAGATAAGGatattttgatcattttcatACCACATATCAAAGTCTGGATTTGGAGTACCAGTGATCTTGCCAGAATCATCAAGCAAGAAGGAGGAAGGACAAATCTCAGAGCCATCAACAATCCCGGTAAGCTTGTAGCGACGAAAAATTGGAGCAAACAACGCCTTCCAAACAAGATAATTGTCCCGTTTAAGCTTGGTAGGAACCATACAACTGATATTCTGAATAGAAATCGAAGAAATGGAGTAAGAAGGCGGAACCGTAGGGAAATTAGGGTTCATCGGGGACGAATTTGGGGCAAGAACATCAGGATTCATTGGAGATGAACTCGACGAAGGCATCGTAATCAAATCAGATAGGAGAAAAGAAGAAGGTAACGATCAAGATCCGcaagaaaatgaagagagagGATCAAAGATCGAAGAAATCAGAGATCGCAGGGAGCGACGAAGAAGAGGATCGAAGGAAAAGCGGTGAAGCGAAAAAGGGATGATACCATATAAGAAATGTATTTTCATTAAATGAAACTGGTTACATTTGGAGTATTTATACACAGCAGCTAATAATATTTAGTTAACAACTAATGTAACTAATTAAGCTTAATCTATGAATTAGTTACAATAGAAAACTTAAAGACTAAGCAATTGATGACTTGGACTCTAGCACTGTTGGCTATTGGGTTGACTGAGAATAATGTGTCTTTATTTGTTACCCTAATACAGGCGATATTGAGGAAGAAACATTTGAACTTCGGACTTACAATGTAAGAAAGAATATTCTTAACCAACTGAGCTACAACCCTCTTGCCAAAACGCTTTTAAATAATACAGGTATTGGTTTTTGTATTATATAGTCTCAGCAGCTGCTTTGCTTTACAGAAACTCTGCAAAGAGAGATACTATGGCTTCGTACAAATGAATACAAGGGATAATAGTGATGGTTCCAATCTcacaatcattttatttttgcttgCAATTGTGTTTTCTTTCATATCCATACATTAAGGGTGTACTGTTTTCAGATACATAACATAATTAGAGATACGATGCTGCTTCTTTATCATACAATGTTTACTGTCTCTCTTTTAACGGATGATCTGCGAATTCCACCGTCTTCTTCAGCACCCAAAGTCGTAGGATACCAGCCCTTTCAGCTCTGGGCCGTTAAGTCTGTTGTTTTCAAAACTGAAACAGAACACCAGGATGCAAACACGTTAGAACTAGCTAGTTTCGTCAATGAGTAATTTAGTTTCTGAAAAGAACTGATATAACTAGTTTTGTAAAATAGTCTTGAGTGGAGTTTGAGATTTTAGTTTATGAGTATTCATTCAAATCATCATGCTTACCACACTCCAGACTCACTCTAAGACTAACTATCGATTagcaatataaatatataactgCGATAATTTTCGTGTGGCATTAAAATTATCCAAACTCATTAAGACCATGTCATCTTGGACCTGAATGCGATGGCCATGGTTTAATGTATATTTGGTTTTCTCAGAGAGTATCTACAATGCGTAATGCTTATTAGACCCACAACACATTATCAATGGCCACGTTCGATGAAAGCTGAAACAATAGCCTCCCCCAGATGGCTAAACCTATCATTCAACCAACTAtgaaactcaaaactcatttatAAATACTTTGTTTCTTCAGGCAATGATTGGTTTCTGTAAGTTAGCAAAATGGAAGCAACAAGCAATGTTAGGTCACTTCGTTACGTAACCCGGTGCCTACTGCGCATGATTGAGAGGATCAAAGCTAGGAGAGTGACGGAAGTGATACCTTTCCATTGGGAAAGCCCCAAATGGACCATCAACTGGAATTGTTCCGCACAGATCGTTGTTAGAAACATCACTGCCACAATAAAATCTCATAAGAAAACTGCTAGTAAGACAGTATATACCAAACAGATCATCTTAGAAACAAAATTATACTCAGACTTCAGATTTTTCGTTTCCAGTTCTCCAAAAATTAGGACTTACAAAACTTTGAGGTCAGAGAGGCCAACGAGTTTCCTCGGGATAGATCCCGTTAGTTTGTTGTTGTTAAGCCGCCTGCGTATCAATTTAATCATATTCAATACAAATTAGTTACAATCTGTGAAAGACAGTCAATGTTGAAAAGTTATGGAAACTCAATCTAAAAGTACTTACAGAAATCTGAGTGACTTCAAATTGGCGAAAGATTTCGGGATTTCTCCTTCAAACCTGTTGTCATACAAATCCATGCTAACAAGGCTTTTCAAGCTCCCCAACTCCTCTGGGATTTTACCACTTATGTCATTTCTATAAAGTTCCCTGAAACTCAAAAAAATTCACTCAATCAATTCTGACTTCTCCAATATGTTCATCAAGTCAAAATTTGATCAATCTTTTTTCCATAATCACTTAATCAGGTTTAATAAGTGAAATTTCTACAATTCTAAAAGTTCAAAACAGTACAAACATGGAAACTTTTTCTTTCCTAGATTTTCTGAGCAACCAAACACAGCATAAGAAAAAACTTGGTATGAGAAAAGGAAGCATACAAGTACTGCAGGTGCTTCAGCTGCCCAAGCTCTGGCCCCAAACTCCCAGAAATGTTAGAGTTGCCCAAATCCCTGAAATCCAAAACAAGAAAGTTAATCGagccaattaaaaaaaaacccaaatcatgaaatcaaaatttaaacaaacccagaaaaaagGATTAAGAAACTAATAATCTTACAATCTGATGACATGGCTGTTGGAGTCACAGGTAACGTGGAACCAGGTGCAGGGATTGACCAGCGTTGGATCCCAGCTCTGCAGAACGTTGTTGACATCGTTGAATCTGCTTCTCAGAGCATGCAAAGCATTTCctgaaagaaaattaaatcagaaaaataCCACGAACAGAAATTGGAAGGTGAAAATTGACATGGGTTTTGGGGAATCTTCCCGGATTCTGTCCCCTTAGAGTtcctcagcaaccaaacagagatTAACCCAGTGGAGGAAAAGGTAGGAAATTTGAAACGCAGGAGAGATATTATGAGATGGGTAGGAGGAGGAAGTACCTTCGGAGTTTGTGGAGAGCgcaggagagagaaagaagaggaaggtGAGAGAGAAAGGTAGTACGGAGAGAGGAGCCATTGGAGAGAAATGAAAAAGCAGAGGAAGTGGGAAGAGCTTTGAGAGGCAAGCAaacgaaacaaaaacaaagagaaagaagaggtaGTGGGTTTGGTTCCAAAAGTAGTCAAAGTCAAATATGATTTGTGGTGTGCGCTATGACTAGTATTATAATACTGTTTAAAGTCTTTTACAATTTTAGACTAGAAACATATGGATTATAAGTTAAGACTTTTATGCAACGGAATGTTATTCGAGTCGTGCTGTGTGTAATTTTTGGAGAGATTTTAAAATAACTTCCATGTAACGGATATTGAAATTAATTTGGGTCTCATAATTCATGAGATTTTTCAAATGTGTAAAAATTTGAGAACGAACCAGCTCATAATAACATAATCAAAATTCTTAGTTATTGAATTTTTAGTTCAGAACCAAATGACTAATAATGCAACGATCATAAATTGTAATTTATGTTATGCTATGAGCGGATTCATAGTAGAAAAACTCCCAAAAATGTGATGGGCAATTGGACGCAAGTGGGAAACTCATGCAATGCTCATGGCTGACTTGTGTACCGCGAAAGTCTCTGACTTGTGGAACGGGGAAGATCAGATGCCCTTGAAAGTTTGGAAACTTTGATTGCCTTGCCTGCCGCGTTAAGTGGGGTCCACATGACGGGAATCTAGGAAATTGAGTGAGACCAGGTCCTAGCTGAGTTGGTGTCACTTTAGAAGATTAGTTACATGATACAGAGGTTATCGATATTTGACGTTTTTATTGAATAATGTATCATCATGTATACGTTTTtctttacataaaaatatattattagacCGAATGTCGCGTAATAGTAAACTTGTTTTATATAAGTTGCTTTCATAACTCTGGGAGATTGGGAAAACACCAAAACAGCAGCTGAAGACCTGGGTACAGTGAGAAGGTGGGGGTGGGTGGAGAGTTGAACTGGTATGTTGTCCTGCCATGTTCGGCATGCCCGAGTTCCTGACCCGATTATATGCACTGGGTCCTCATTGTTGTACATGTCCATGTTCAAGGACTCTAAAGATTAGATGCTTTACTTCTTCGCATCTTCTCTTGGAAGAACCCTTATTGACAAGGGTGTGCGAACATAGGttctatttaattttgttggttgtttttatttgataaataaaaattctctgtaaaaagtgagaagttaaaaCGGTTGTGTAAAAATCAGTTTTCTATTGAAATCACAGTTTGAAGACTTTCTAGTATGCAATGGTGTGTATAGTTGAATATTTGTCTATTGAATCATTGACCGCACGTCTAATTACTCCATTGCAtcattttgaagtgtttttacaataattgaaagcgcttttagatgAAGCATTGTTTTTTGTTCCAAAATCACTGAAGTGTTTTCCCTagatttatttgtatttttactaatgattgattctaaaaacattttcaaccGAAGAGCTTTCAGCAATTGTAAAATCACTTTCAAATGAGTTAGTACAATTTTGCACAATTCAATattatatgaagaaaaaaaataaacacacgCAAATGTAAAAACATATGCAGAAACTGTAATTTGTAGATAATTAGAAATAACTAGTTTCAATGGATACTTCAAGtatattccttttcctttttgagtaactatatttttttaatgctaCATAACCCAAATTTTACGATATTTTTCCACCTCTCTCACCAAGAATCTCTGTACAAAAATAGAAATGTGACTTTCACACATGTTTTTTTACTTAAGATATATCAAACGGAAGCAATGGTCAGAATTAAACAGAGGTGTGTAAGAGGCTAAAAAGGTGTGCAAAAATCATTTCCCTTCTTACTTCATGTTAACTTTCTCGTCACAAGTGTATACACTATATGTTGATACCAGTTTCGTTCTCTTAGATCTCATGGTTTAAGAAAATTGTAATCACCCACTGTTTGATCCTCATAATAGGTTTTAATTTAACTATCGTACTTTCTTCTCCATCGTGGGATTAAACCAAAGGAGAATGAG
This genomic stretch from Pyrus communis chromosome 2, drPyrComm1.1, whole genome shotgun sequence harbors:
- the LOC137725215 gene encoding leucine-rich repeat protein 2-like; its protein translation is MAPLSVLPFSLTFLFFLSPALSTNSEGNALHALRSRFNDVNNVLQSWDPTLVNPCTWFHVTCDSNSHVIRLDLGNSNISGSLGPELGQLKHLQYLELYRNDISGKIPEELGSLKSLVSMDLYDNRFEGEIPKSFANLKSLRFLRLNNNKLTGSIPRKLVGLSDLKVFDVSNNDLCGTIPVDGPFGAFPMESFENNRLNGPELKGLVSYDFGC